From Columba livia isolate bColLiv1 breed racing homer chromosome 7, bColLiv1.pat.W.v2, whole genome shotgun sequence, one genomic window encodes:
- the FASTKD1 gene encoding FAST kinase domain-containing protein 1, mitochondrial isoform X1 has product MLCLRQVCLFTLRHYQARTLSSDLLLSQINSCTHEDEVFSLVGRNKARLSEKHVGIALNVLWQLQKRRPLLLRTSDYIRNHSQFLALCILAENKVEHMEDEAIVDTLYSILRLNVEDHDSLAEVLVTEAWKRLERLSLPALSKFALCLYKQRRHCSPITGKVAHIVDMKLDSIQDIRILSVLMISISDVISQSFRDRLLQKAEQLLEDKHEVHFNYAKRILQFLQSTKLRYHPLLEKCNEILLRSASHLDIYSISLIFGLYEQLGFDNAEFRLVAKQLLSETVDDCYDPETFAKLFSILGPMASSNVRERLLVTAAYMAEEFSGHQVLVILKTMQKMKCRNSHLLKKMASVLHKHLDSYHVLQLVKLTQYLVVLRFHNLELFAKLKILLFRFLKSSVIPADTAAIIRVLAMLPSFQVEEIIINKAAAVLPQCRLHHLNSIATALVKWSHYDQLHWQNNSELCAKLLQKLNDCGFQRLQKANNLNLLLEELTHVNGEWFEEVINEETVAMCQRLIDQITRANVLQVSFFLVKTNHRCTPLLDRIASVAVENIHKIHPLEICFILHLFSALNYDPPANEEFFESCIQHLTSNLSCFETHHLVLLGHVLAVAGYFPPVLIKKIFNLAFLSKLDSQLEVLSDTLKQRVHSHLMKLNRAVCLECPEFYIPWFHERYCQRVFRNSSSRVNPLRQHVHRMLTEILGGSNYARISVLTPYYYEIDFECILDENKKPLSYMAQNIPLDDAEGVHLRHDIKEDGRKVLPPGAQRIALEFLDSKAFSKDSRHLKGEPAVKKRHLEMLGYRVVQIPHFEWNSMALSTKGEQVEYLKKHLYGTQ; this is encoded by the exons ATGCTTTGTTTGAGgcaagtttgtttgtttactctGAGACATTACCAAGCTCGGACTCTGAGTAGTGATCTGCTTTTGAGCCAGATAAACAGCTGTACCCATGAAGATGAAGTGTTCAGCCTTGTTGGAAGGAACAAGGCCAGGCTTTCTGAAAAACATGTGGGAATTGCACTGAACGTGCTGTGGCAATTGCAAAAGAGGAGGCCACTTCTCTTAAGGACTAGTGACTATATTAGAAATCACTCCCAGTTTCTTGCCCTTTGCATTTTAGCAGAAAACAAGGTGGAACACATGGAAGATGAGGCCATAGTGGACACCCTATACAGTATTCTGAG GCTCAATGTTGAAGACCACGATTCTCTCGCAGAAGTGCTTGTTACAGAAGCATGGAAGAGGTTAGAAAG GCTTAGTTTGCCAGCTTTGTCTAAATTTGCACTGTGTTTATACAAGCAGCGCAGACACTGCAGTCCTATAACTGGCAAAGTAGCTCATATTGTGGACATGAAACTAGATTCTATACAGGATATAAG gATCTTGTCAGTTTTGATGATCAGCATATCTGATGTTATCTCGCAGAGTTTTAGAGATCGATTGCTACAGAAAGCTGAACAGCTCCTGGAAGACAAGCATGAAGTGCACTTCAACTATGCCAAAAGAATACTACAGTTTCTGCAAAGTACTAAACTGAGATATCACCCATTGCTAGAAAAATGCAATGAGATTTTACTTAGAAGTGCCTCCCATCTTGATATATACAGTATTAGTCTTATTTTTGGACTGTACGAGCAGCTGGGTTTTGACAATGCTGAATTTCGCTTGGTTGCCAAACAGCTACTGTCTGAAACTGTAGATGATTGTTATGATCCTGAAAcctttgcaaaattattttctattcttGGGCCTATGGCAAGCTCCAACGTAAGAGAAAG gttGCTAGTAACTGCAGCGTACATGGCAGAAGAATTTAGCGGTCATCAAGTATTGGTAATACTGAAGAcaatgcagaaaatgaaatgcagaaattcTCATCTActcaaaaa AATGGCTTCTGTTCTGCACAAACACTTGGATAGCTATCATGTGTTACAGTTGGTAAAGTTAACACAGTACTTGGTGGTGTTGCGTTTTCACAATCTGGAGCTGTTTgctaaactgaaaatattactaTTTCG TTTTTTGAAATCTAGTGTCATACCTGCTGATACTGCTGCAATAATTCGTGTTCTGGCCATGCTTCCTTCATTTCAAGTGGAGGAAATAATTataaacaaagcagcagcagttctgcCACAATGCAGGCTTCATCATTTGAATTCCATTGCCACAGCTCTTGTCAAGTGGAGTCATTATGACCAGTTACACTGGCAAAACAATTCTGAGCTATGTGCAAAGCTCCTGCAAAAGCTAAATGACTGTGGATTTCAGAGACTTCAGAAAGCCAACAACTTAAACCTTCTGTTGGAAGAACTTACACATGTGAATGGAGAGTGGTTTGAAGAAGTCATCAATGAGGAAACTGTGGCCATGTGTCAACGCTTGATAGACCAAATAACGCGGGCAAATGTATTACAGGtgtcttttttccttgtaaaaacAAACCACCGTTGTACACCGTTACTTGACAGAATAGCTTCTGTGGCTGTTGAAAATATACACAAG ATCCACCCCTTagaaatttgttttattctccACCTTTTCTCTGCTCTGAATTATGACCCTCCTGCCAATGAAGAGTTCTTTGAGAGCTGTATCCAACATCTTACTTCTAACTTGA gtTGTTTTGAAACTCACCACTTGGTGCTGCTTGGTCATGTTTTGGCAGTGGCTGGGTATTTTCCACCAGTTCTGATAAAGAAGATATTTAACCTTGCTTTCCTAAGCAAATTGGATTCTCAACTTGAAG TCCTGTCTGACACCCTAAAGCAGAGGGTCCACTCGCACCTCATGAAGTTGAACAGAGCAGTCTGTCTGGAATGCCCAGAGTTTTACATCCCTTGGTTTCACGAGCGCTACTGCCAACGCGTCTTTCGTAACA GCAGTAGCCGAGTAAATCCACTGCGACAGCATGTTCACAGAATGCTGACAGAGATCTTAGGAGGGAGCAATTACGCAAGAATATCTGTTCTCACACCATACTACTATGAAATAG attTTGAGTGCATTctggatgaaaataaaaagcctctTTCCTATATGGCTCAAAATATACCTTTGGATGATGCAGAGGGAGTACATTTGAGACATGACATCAAGGAAGATGGGAGAAAGGTTCTGCCACCAGGAGCTCAGAG aATTGCTTTGGAATTTCTTGATTCAAAAGCTTTTAGCAAAGATTCACGTCACCTTAAAGGAGAACCTGCAGTGAAAAAACGACACCTGGAAATGCTGGGGTACCGGGTAGTTCAG ATTCCTCACTTTGAATGGAATTCTATGGCTCTGTCAACGAAAGGTGAACAGGTAGAATATCTGAAAAAGCATCTATATGGAACACAGTGA
- the KLHL41 gene encoding kelch-like protein 41 gives MDSQRELTEELRLYQSTLLQDGLKELLEEKKFVDCSLKAGDRSLPCHRLILSACSPYFREYFLSEQNEEKKKEVILENVDPNILDMIVKYLYSASIDLNDSNVQDIFALASRFQIPSVFTVCVSYLQKRLAVGNCLAILRLGVLLDCPRLAFSARDFVSDHFVQICKEEDFLQLAPHELISVISPDSLNVEKEELVFEAVMRWVRTDKENRVKSLGEIFDCIRFRLMPEKYFKEHVEKDDIIKSNSDLQKKVKIIKDAFAGKLPDSSKSTDKSTTGEVNGDVGDEDLLPGYLNDLPRHGMFVKDLILLVNDTAAVAYDPLENECYLAALAEQIPRNHSSIVTKQNQVYIVGGLYVEEENKDQPFQSYFFQLDSIASEWVALPPLPSARCLFGLGESDNKIYVIAGKDLRTEDSLDSVLCYDPVAMKWGEIKKLPIKVYGHATISNNGLIYCLGGKTDDKKCTNRLFVYNPKKGDWRDLAPMKVARSMFGTAIHKGKIVIAGGVTEEGLTASVEAFDLTTNKWEIMPEFPQERSSISLVTLSGALYAIGGFAMIQLESKEFAPSEVTDIWKYDDEKKEWIGILKEIRYATGASCLATRLNLFKLSKL, from the exons ATGGATTCCCAAAGGGAACTCACTGAAGAGCTCAGACTTTACCAATCCACCCTTCTTCAGGATGGTCTCAAGGAACTCCTCGAAGAGAAAAAGTTTGTAGATTGCTCTCTAAAAGCTGGCGACAGAAGCCTGCCTTGCCACAGGTTGATTCTGTCAGCATGTAGCCCTTATTTTCGTGAGTATTTCTTATCTGaacaaaatgaagagaaaaagaaggaggtGATTCTAGAGAATGTTGATCCCAACATCCTGGATATGATTGTCAAATACCTTTATTCAGCAAGTATTGATCTTAATGATTCTAATGTGCaagatatttttgctttggccAGTCGCTTTCAGATCCCTTCTGTATTCACTGTGTGTGTCTCCTATCTTCAGAAGAGGCTTGCTGTTGGTAACTGTCTGGCCATCCTTCGATTAGGTGTTCTGCTTGATTGCCCAAGACTTGCATTTTCTGCCCGTGATTTTGTTTCAGATCATTTTGTGCAGATCTGCAAAGAAGAGGACTTCTTACAGCTTGCCCCGCATGAACTTATCTCTGTTATTTCACCTGACAGCTTAAATGTAGAGAAGGAAGAACTGGTATTCGAAGCAGTAATGAGATGGGTCCGAACAGACAAGGAGAACAGAGTAAAGAGCCTGGGGGAAATTTTTGACTGCATACGTTTTCGTCTTAtgccagaaaaatatttcaaagaacaTGTTGAGAAGGATGATATAATTAAAAGCAACTCAGACCTTCAGAAAAAAGTAAAGATTATTAAGGATGCTTTTGCTGGAAAACTGCCTGACTCTAGCAAAAGTACAGACAAGTCAACCACAGGGGAGGTGAATGGTGATGTAGGAGATGAAGATTTACTGCCTGGCTACCTAAATGACCTTCCCAGGCACGGCATGTTTGTCAAAGACCTAATTCTTCTGGTTAACGACACTGCTGCAGTGGCTTATGATCCTCTTGAAAATGAATGCTACCTAGCAGCCCTGGCAGAACAGATTCCCAGAAATCATTCCAGTATAgtcaccaaacaaaaccaggtcTACATTGTTGGAGGACTGTATGTGGAAGAGGAGAACAAGGATCAGCCTTTCCAGTCATACTTCTTCCAG CTGGACAGCATCGCCAGTGAGTGGGTTGCTCTTCCTCCGCTGCCATCAGCCAGGTGTCTCTTCGGGCTGGGCGAGTCAGACAACAAGATCTATGTAATCGCAGGCAAGGACCTTCGCACTGAGGATTCTCTAGATTCAGTATTGTGCTATGATCCTGT AGCAATGAAATGGGGTGAGATCAAAAAACTGCCTATCAAAGTATATGGGCATGCTACTATCTCAAACAACGGATTGATATATTGTCTTGGTGGAAAAACGGATGACAA gaAGTGTACTAATAGACTATTTGTATACAATCCCAAGAAAGGAGACTGGAGAGACCTGGCTCCAATGAAAGTGGCTCGCTCGATGTTTGGAACAGCTATCCATAAGGGCAAGATTGTCATTGCAGGTGGTGTCACTGAAGAAGGCCTTACTGCATCTGTTGAAGCTTTTGATCTGACCACCAATAA gTGGGAAATTATGCCTGAATTTCCCCAAGAGAGAAGTTCCATCAGTTTAGTCACCTTAAGTGGAGCTTTGTACGCTATTGGAGGCTTTGCAATGATTCAGCTTGAATCTAAAGAATTTGCACCCAGTGAAGTCACTGACATATGGAA GTATGATGATGAAAAGAAGGAATGGATTGGCATACTGAAAGAGATCCGATATGCTACTGGAGCCTCCTGCCTGGCTACACGCTTAAACCTCTTCAAGTTAtcaaaactgtaa
- the FASTKD1 gene encoding FAST kinase domain-containing protein 1, mitochondrial isoform X2: MTFRLSLPALSKFALCLYKQRRHCSPITGKVAHIVDMKLDSIQDIRILSVLMISISDVISQSFRDRLLQKAEQLLEDKHEVHFNYAKRILQFLQSTKLRYHPLLEKCNEILLRSASHLDIYSISLIFGLYEQLGFDNAEFRLVAKQLLSETVDDCYDPETFAKLFSILGPMASSNVRERLLVTAAYMAEEFSGHQVLVILKTMQKMKCRNSHLLKKMASVLHKHLDSYHVLQLVKLTQYLVVLRFHNLELFAKLKILLFRFLKSSVIPADTAAIIRVLAMLPSFQVEEIIINKAAAVLPQCRLHHLNSIATALVKWSHYDQLHWQNNSELCAKLLQKLNDCGFQRLQKANNLNLLLEELTHVNGEWFEEVINEETVAMCQRLIDQITRANVLQVSFFLVKTNHRCTPLLDRIASVAVENIHKIHPLEICFILHLFSALNYDPPANEEFFESCIQHLTSNLSCFETHHLVLLGHVLAVAGYFPPVLIKKIFNLAFLSKLDSQLEVLSDTLKQRVHSHLMKLNRAVCLECPEFYIPWFHERYCQRVFRNSSSRVNPLRQHVHRMLTEILGGSNYARISVLTPYYYEIDFECILDENKKPLSYMAQNIPLDDAEGVHLRHDIKEDGRKVLPPGAQRIALEFLDSKAFSKDSRHLKGEPAVKKRHLEMLGYRVVQIPHFEWNSMALSTKGEQVEYLKKHLYGTQ; encoded by the exons ATGACATTCAG GCTTAGTTTGCCAGCTTTGTCTAAATTTGCACTGTGTTTATACAAGCAGCGCAGACACTGCAGTCCTATAACTGGCAAAGTAGCTCATATTGTGGACATGAAACTAGATTCTATACAGGATATAAG gATCTTGTCAGTTTTGATGATCAGCATATCTGATGTTATCTCGCAGAGTTTTAGAGATCGATTGCTACAGAAAGCTGAACAGCTCCTGGAAGACAAGCATGAAGTGCACTTCAACTATGCCAAAAGAATACTACAGTTTCTGCAAAGTACTAAACTGAGATATCACCCATTGCTAGAAAAATGCAATGAGATTTTACTTAGAAGTGCCTCCCATCTTGATATATACAGTATTAGTCTTATTTTTGGACTGTACGAGCAGCTGGGTTTTGACAATGCTGAATTTCGCTTGGTTGCCAAACAGCTACTGTCTGAAACTGTAGATGATTGTTATGATCCTGAAAcctttgcaaaattattttctattcttGGGCCTATGGCAAGCTCCAACGTAAGAGAAAG gttGCTAGTAACTGCAGCGTACATGGCAGAAGAATTTAGCGGTCATCAAGTATTGGTAATACTGAAGAcaatgcagaaaatgaaatgcagaaattcTCATCTActcaaaaa AATGGCTTCTGTTCTGCACAAACACTTGGATAGCTATCATGTGTTACAGTTGGTAAAGTTAACACAGTACTTGGTGGTGTTGCGTTTTCACAATCTGGAGCTGTTTgctaaactgaaaatattactaTTTCG TTTTTTGAAATCTAGTGTCATACCTGCTGATACTGCTGCAATAATTCGTGTTCTGGCCATGCTTCCTTCATTTCAAGTGGAGGAAATAATTataaacaaagcagcagcagttctgcCACAATGCAGGCTTCATCATTTGAATTCCATTGCCACAGCTCTTGTCAAGTGGAGTCATTATGACCAGTTACACTGGCAAAACAATTCTGAGCTATGTGCAAAGCTCCTGCAAAAGCTAAATGACTGTGGATTTCAGAGACTTCAGAAAGCCAACAACTTAAACCTTCTGTTGGAAGAACTTACACATGTGAATGGAGAGTGGTTTGAAGAAGTCATCAATGAGGAAACTGTGGCCATGTGTCAACGCTTGATAGACCAAATAACGCGGGCAAATGTATTACAGGtgtcttttttccttgtaaaaacAAACCACCGTTGTACACCGTTACTTGACAGAATAGCTTCTGTGGCTGTTGAAAATATACACAAG ATCCACCCCTTagaaatttgttttattctccACCTTTTCTCTGCTCTGAATTATGACCCTCCTGCCAATGAAGAGTTCTTTGAGAGCTGTATCCAACATCTTACTTCTAACTTGA gtTGTTTTGAAACTCACCACTTGGTGCTGCTTGGTCATGTTTTGGCAGTGGCTGGGTATTTTCCACCAGTTCTGATAAAGAAGATATTTAACCTTGCTTTCCTAAGCAAATTGGATTCTCAACTTGAAG TCCTGTCTGACACCCTAAAGCAGAGGGTCCACTCGCACCTCATGAAGTTGAACAGAGCAGTCTGTCTGGAATGCCCAGAGTTTTACATCCCTTGGTTTCACGAGCGCTACTGCCAACGCGTCTTTCGTAACA GCAGTAGCCGAGTAAATCCACTGCGACAGCATGTTCACAGAATGCTGACAGAGATCTTAGGAGGGAGCAATTACGCAAGAATATCTGTTCTCACACCATACTACTATGAAATAG attTTGAGTGCATTctggatgaaaataaaaagcctctTTCCTATATGGCTCAAAATATACCTTTGGATGATGCAGAGGGAGTACATTTGAGACATGACATCAAGGAAGATGGGAGAAAGGTTCTGCCACCAGGAGCTCAGAG aATTGCTTTGGAATTTCTTGATTCAAAAGCTTTTAGCAAAGATTCACGTCACCTTAAAGGAGAACCTGCAGTGAAAAAACGACACCTGGAAATGCTGGGGTACCGGGTAGTTCAG ATTCCTCACTTTGAATGGAATTCTATGGCTCTGTCAACGAAAGGTGAACAGGTAGAATATCTGAAAAAGCATCTATATGGAACACAGTGA